TCCTACAACCCTGGAatgaatttaggaaaaaaaaaaaaaaaaaaaaaaaagtagttagGATTAAGGTCCTGAAGTCTTCATGTGTAGACTGAAGCCTTGCTGCAGCTCTCTCCTTTTATCAAGAGGAATTAACTCCTTGCCACTTTGCAaaactctgttttttttccaaagtactCATTGTAGACATCCAGAGTTTAGCCCAAGGATGTTCTTATTCCTTGACAGGCTAGAGTAATGTTTGAAGGGGAAATGGCAAGTTTGGAAGCGATTCAGAAAACCAAGATTGTGAGAGTGCCTCAGCCCATCAAAGTGATTGACCTGCCTGGAGGAGGAGCCATGTTTGCCATGGAGTACCTAAAGATGAAGCACCTCAACAAGTATGTCCATGCATCTCTTTTTACTATGTTTTGGggcacttttttgtttttaatgtcttACAGTCAGCCAGGAAACTTCATGAGCAGAGTCACTTTATTATCTCAGAGACAGAGCTTCTCTCTGCTGAGacctgtgtttctctgtgtacatactaaaatatatgtatgtatgtatctatatatgtgtgtgcacactCCTTGTCCAcgttttgcttttcctgctgtagAAATGGCTGTCACTACCCATTTGTGtgctgagatgctgctgcagtAAATGTAATCACAGCTGAGTTTGGCTCATCGTTCTCTCATGAgacttttcatttcctttcccagcccagcaggttTCTTTAACCTTACAGGATGCTTATGTCTTTGAAACCTCTGCTTCTCTAAGTAGAACCTTCCAGTATGATTTAAGCCATGATTAAGTTAAGATGACATGAATTTGCATTTCATCTGTCAGCCAACCTGAACATGGAATTCAGGAGTTGTGTGttgctgaaaacagattttcaggaacactgctgtgctccaggccTCTATATGGGAGCAGTGTCACGCCTATGGCTCTTCTGGCAGCTTCTTGTCCAACCCATTTTATTTGGGACAATAATGGCAAGTCCACAGCCCCCACAAACAGTTTATTCTAATCCATCCCACTGTTCCTAGAAAGGATTTCTCAATGTCTAACCTTAGTCCTTCTGGTTGCAATTTTAAATCCATCATTTTCCACCCATTCTGggcatggagaagaaaatagtTTCCATCCTTGAAACTCCTGTTAAGATATCTGTGGAGTatttaactgtttttttttgttgtctgcCTTCAGCATTAGGCAGCCTCGATTCAATCCCTGCTGAGGGCTTCTTTTCAGACTTACCCTGTCAACTGCTGTTCAGCTGATTTGGAAGGGTAAAGCCCAACAGGAGATACCATGTTCTGTTCTCTGCTGATAGTGGGGCTGATAAGGAGGAGCACACGACCCTcctgccttttctgctcctgtttgTACCACCTTGTGTTCTCTTTACCTTTCTTGCAAGAGCATTTAGTGTGTTTGCTGTATTATCTGTGTCTTCAGAGCTGTTACCAAGTAATTTACTCCCTGTTAGGTTCTTGTGAAATTGATTAAGGTTCTGTGTTTGTCAAAAATAGCCTTGGTCATACTTAAttgaggttttggtttattttttttctgtgtaatattttttcacttgtttcagtttcattttggTCTGTTTGATCCTACAGATACTCTTCAAAGCTGGGAGAGCAGATAGCAGAGCTTCATCTTTATAACCAGAAACTTGGAGAGAAGCTGAAGGCTGAGGGAAGCACAATTGGTAAAGCATTGATGTAATGTGCTGAACCAAAAAGGAAGCAATTCCTTTGGCTGTGGTACAGCATTGCTTTCAACTTTTCTAAGTCAAACTGACAATTTGGACTCTTCTTCAGTGTCAGTGAAACCTTTCAGCCTCATGTACTCTCATTCTCTTAAAATGTTCTTGAGCTTactgaaatcccatttttccttGCTATTGGTTTAGATAATTTACTGGTTACAGATTATTGTCCCTTAGCAAATGCAGAATTAATCTTCCTTTTAAAGATGTTGGGGATGACATTTTTGAGCTCAAATAAgtagcaaaatattaaaaaatggcTGCTCCTCAAAGTGAATTAAAgcataaatgagaaaaaaaaatcagctacataaagaattatttttttaagttgttaCTATTAAAATCGGAAGTACCAGTCTGTATCTGTGTTGTTCCTGTGAGTTCAGAGGTGGTCTGGTCTGACTCTTAATGGTAGACAAATTATAATCCATTCTTTTTGAGTGAAGGCCAATTACTGGCAGGTCCCAAATAATCTGTGAATCAAACCCAAGCCACATTTAATGGCAACATGTCCAAGTGCCAGAACAGCAGACTGTGTCTCTGTATTTGGGCTCCTTTCCTGAATGTCCAACTGCTTCATCCAAAGCAAACTCACTGACTGTGACTGACCAGGCCTCCATTTCCATTCAGCATCTTCAAGTCCAAAAGATTTCTTTCCAGCTTTAGAAAGGTTTGTGACAATGAAATAAACGTAACTTATTGCTTAAAGTTATTTCTTCTGCCTTAAGTTCTGTGTTTGCAAACTTTACCATGTAAAGATCTCAAATCcccttacatttattttattctgtagGAAAAGGAGCCGGTCACTCCGAGGCCCAGTTTGTGGATCAGTTTGGATTCCACACAGCCACTTGCTGTGGTTATATCCCACAGGTATGGTCTGTTCCACAGCTCTGAAAGCCAACAGGCACTTGTAGAGGTCTGTAAACTCCTCATACCTGAGCTTGCTCCATTTGTCTGCAGCTTTCTGACCACAGCTTTGATTTCCCTGTTCCATCGCTGTTCCCTGGTACTGTGCATGTGGCCAGCAGGCACCATGGAttgagttaaaaaaatacttaataaaaaTCAATGTCCCTTCATGTAccatgttttggttttattaacCCCTACTGTATGCATTTCTCCACTGCTTTTGGAGAGCCTCATCATGTCACATCACATGAGACATTGGAAAGGGCTCTTGGAGATAATTCTGCCattttctggctctgcacatgTCAGGATTTCATTCTATGATTTAATTGAATGAACCTCCAGTATCTCAAACTCTTTGCTCAGTACAACTTTTCGCCAAATTAGAAACTTGTTACCcagtaaaaatgaattaataCTTCTGCAGTTCCAGGAAAATTTGAAACATGACATTGAACAACTGAAATGATCTCACCAGAAACCCTCCctctaaaatacattaaaaaatggaaatgaatgaaaatagCCAGAACTACAACTTATATTAAAGGAAGCCCCACTAAAGTGTGGTGGAGAGCAGCACTCCCAAAGCAAAACATCTGATGTCACTGTGCATTGGTCACACTGACATTGTCCAGACCATTGTGTCAGCACTGAATGTTTGAACTGGATCTCTGTTATTAACCCTGAGTGCACATATGTTAAAATTGTGAGACAAACTTGTGCTGTATTTTGCAGGTGAATGAGTGGCAGAGTGACTGGCCAGCCTTCTTTATCCGTCACCGACTCCAGGCTCAGCTGGACATGATTGAAAAGGATTATGGAGACAGAGAAGCCAGAGAACTCTGGTCACAGCTGAAAGTATGAACCATGttttaaatccattttctaGAATTTTAGCAAATGAGTATCAGTGGGATTGTAAAGGTGTTTTATAAGGGATTTATCCAGCTTAGAATGAAGAGCAGGGTCTGGATGAGCTTCACAGTGGGTTCAGCAACACTGTCAGCTGAACAGAATTCCTGttattctttcaatttttatGGATAGTGGAAAAACCCCTGTAATTCAGcattaacatttatttctgagaaTACAGctaataataatagtaatatgGTAAAATCCTAAGAGCTTGGTGTTAAGAAGTGGGTGAAAttctgctgcctggagagatTTGTATTTGACCTGGCCAGGCTTACAGCTGAGGCTGGTTCAGGCCATGTTCCATGCAGCACTCAGAGAGCACCAGGGATGTTCCCCCTCTCTTCTGTTCATTGGTCCAGATGCTTACTGCAGTCTTTTTTGCCATTGAAACTTTTTcgtttaaatgaaattattttatattactcATGACAGCCAACAGTATCCATGTCTAGAAATAATACATCAGTACCAGGTGTTGACACTAGACTATGAATTAAATGCTTTGCTAAGCTCTGTCAAGAACAATCCAGAACATTTATCACTGGCTTGTTGTTGTTGCCATCAATGTCCAAAGCACTCCATGAGGGCTGAACACAGGCAGCATTTGGCCAGCTCAGGCTCTTAATATGCTACagaacttaattttatttattattttcttcaaaactcTTTAATTGTTACATGTCTGTTTATGCTTTTTTCAGCCAAAGATTCCTGAAATGTTCTGTGATGTAGAAATcgttcctgctctcctgcacgGGGATCTGTGGGCAGGGAATGTGGCTGAGGACGACTCTGGGCCGATTATATTTGACCCTGCCTGCTTCTATGGCCATTCTGAATTTGAACTGGCCATTGCTGGAATGTTTGGGGGCTtcagcagctcttttttctctgcctaTCACAGTAAAATACCCAAAGCTCCAGGATTTGAGAAACGGAACAAGTTGTATCAGCTCTTTAACTACATAAACCACTGGAACCATTTTGGGACAGGGTACAGGGGCTCTACCCTAAACATGATGAGGAAACTTCTAAAGTAACCAGGTACCTTTGAGAAATTCTGACACAGTCCTTTAGGTATGAGCTGCACCTGCTCATTCCAAGTAGCACAAACTCAGAATTGATGGTAAAACATTTGATATGGAGAAGGCTTAGCGCACTTTTGAGCCTCACTGACTAAGAGCAATTGTGTAATCTTTAACTTGGGCACTAATTTCCCTGCACAGATTCCTCCCTGCTGAAGGAAAGGGCTGCACTGTTTGTCAAGGCTCCACTGGCTTGGAAAGCAGCATGACAGTCAGCCTGTCCTTGCTCTCTCACCTTGTAGTTGCTGTGCTCCCACAGTTGTTCCACAGCAGCATcttcccagtcctgctgctgctccagcagtttGTTGTGGAGAGCTGCAGCTACGGGACAGTGGTGCTGGCAGTAATAGCAAGTCCTTATGTCTGCCCTCAGTTAGTTCTGATTTAGTTTTCTGTCTGTTGCCAGCCCTTTTCCCAGGAATATTTCCATGGTCTTCTGTTtcactttcctttccttttgcatGTCAATTGTCCTTACCCAAAATTTCAGTCAGATTCTGTGAATctgaaaaattctctttttaatttaatgagcAGACAAGGCCCTTTAGCTGCATTTGGCAACCATATGTAATTAGTAATATTTctagtattt
The sequence above is a segment of the Sylvia atricapilla isolate bSylAtr1 chromosome 18, bSylAtr1.pri, whole genome shotgun sequence genome. Coding sequences within it:
- the FN3K gene encoding fructosamine-3-kinase, with the protein product MTMEKILKAELNTNILKALGSSGGGCISQGQTYETDRGRIFVKINHKPQARVMFEGEMASLEAIQKTKIVRVPQPIKVIDLPGGGAMFAMEYLKMKHLNKYSSKLGEQIAELHLYNQKLGEKLKAEGSTIGKGAGHSEAQFVDQFGFHTATCCGYIPQVNEWQSDWPAFFIRHRLQAQLDMIEKDYGDREARELWSQLKPKIPEMFCDVEIVPALLHGDLWAGNVAEDDSGPIIFDPACFYGHSEFELAIAGMFGGFSSSFFSAYHSKIPKAPGFEKRNKLYQLFNYINHWNHFGTGYRGSTLNMMRKLLK